The genomic region TCGCCATCACGAGGACCTGGGAAGAGAGCCGCGCCAGCCGGTTCACGTCGTTGACGACGCGCGACATCAGCTCCGCCGAGTGAAGGCCGGAGAAGAACGCGAGCGGCATCCCCTGGATGTGCGTGTAGAGGTCGCGCCGGAGCGTGGCAATGACGCGCTCGCCGACCGCGGCCATCAGGTAGGACTGGGCGTAGCGGCAGCAGCCCTTGACCAAGTAGGCGCCGAGGAGGGCGAGCGGGATCAGCTTGAGCATCAGGAGGTCGCGCTTGAGGAAGATCTCATCCATCGCCGGCTTGACGAGCCAGGCGATCATCCCGTCCATGGCGGCCACGACCAGCGCCAGCCCGCCTCCGAGGACGAGCCAGGCCCAGTAGGGGCGCAGGTACGCGAGGAGGCGCGCGAAGAGGGCGAGCCGGTCCGTCATGATCGCGCGGCGAGCAGGCGGAGGTAGAGCCGCTCGGTGAGCTCGACCTTGGCCCGGGTGGAGAACAGCGCCTCCACCTGCTTCCGGCCCGCCCGCGCCATCTCCTTGGCCCGCACCGGGTTCTCCATCAGTCGGAGGATGGCCTGGGCCAGCGCTTCTGGGTTGCGGGGTGGAACGAGGAGGCCGGTCTCGCCGTCCTGGATCAGCTCGGGGATGCCTTCCAGTGCGGTGCCGATCACGGGCGTTTCCACCGCGAGGGCTTCGCGGAGCGAGCCCGTGAGCCCGGCGCCGGCATAGGAGGCATCCACGACGCCATCGCTCGCAGTGAGAATCTGGGGGATGTCCTCGCGGTGGCCCCAGACGTGGACCCTACCCGCGAGCGCGCGGCTTCGAGCCTTGTTGAGGAGGCTCTTGATGCGAGGCGCGGGGGCGCCGACGAAGAGGAGGCGGGCCCGGGGGGCGCGCGGGGCCAGCCGCATCATCGCCTCCAGGACGTCCTCGTTCCCGCGCCAGCTCCGGACGCCGACCTGCGTGATCAGGAAGTCGTCCGGCGCGAGGCCGAGTTCCCGCCGGATCGCGCTGCCGTCCACATCGGAGTGGAAGCGGTCGGTGTCGGTACCCGAGTAGATGACCTCGACCTTCTCCGCGGGAACACCCCGCGCCACCAGCCCCCGCTTGATGGAATGGGAGACCGCCACGATGGCGGTCACGCGCCCGGTCGTGTAGCCGAGGCGGTTGAACGGGGTCAGGGGGAAGCTGACCCCGCGGTTCAGGATCAAGACGGGAATCTTCACGAAGAGCCCGGCGAGAATCGCGAGCGTGCGGGCCCGCCCCTTATGGCAGTGGACGATCTGGATGTCGTGGGTCCGAACGAGCTCAGCGAGCCGCCGGACCGAGAGGAGATCGAGGGCCGAGCGCATCGGGAGCGGCACGTAGGCGAGGCCAGCCGCGCGGCACTTGTCGGCCCAGATCGGGCTCGGGCGAGTGGCTACCACCACGTGATGGCCGCGGGCGGCCAGCCCTTTTGCCAGCTCGCAGAGCTGGACGGCTGCTCCGGTGAAGTAGTCGGCCTTGGGATAGAGGTGCAGGACCCTGAGCGGCTCACCCATCGCGCGTAGCACCCTTTCTCGAAGCAGGCCCGGCGGCGTCTGCCGCTCGCTCGCCGGCCACTGCTCTCTCGGGCAGATCGCCGCCGGCCCGGGTCTGGGCCGTCACGAGCGGAAAAACTCCCTGACGGCGGCTGCCACCTCGTCGATCTCGGCGTCGGTGTGGCCGGGCGAGAGGGGGAGCGTCAGAATCTCCTGAACGATCCCCTCGGTGCGGGCCAGGGGCGGCGGGGCCAGTCGCTCCACCGCGGGCTGGCGGTGGGAGGGGACCGGGTAGTGGATCCCCGTCTGGATGCCCCGCTCCTTGAGGAAGCGGGCGAGGGCATCGCGCCGGGATGTGCGGATGACGTAGAGGTGGTAGACGTGGCGGGCCCGGGGCTGCTCCGCCGGAAGGACGAGCGGGAGGCCGGCCAGGCGCTCGGCATACCTCCGCGCCAGCTCCCGCCGCCTTTCGTTCATCGCTTCGAGCCGCCGGAGGAGGACCCTGCCCACCGCGGCCTGGAGCTCGTTGAAGCGCAGGTTGAAGCCCACTTCCGCGTGCACGTCCTTGCTGAGGCGCCCGTGGTCGCGAAGCCGGCGGCAGCGCGTCGCGATCTCGTCGTCGCTGGTGACGACGACCCCGCCGTCCCCCATGACGGTCAGGTTCTTCGAGGGGTAGAAGGAGAAGGCCGCGCCGCGGCCGAAGCCGCCGACCTTCTTCCCGTCCCACTCGGCGCCGTGGGCCTGGCAGCAGTCCTCGAGGCACCACAGGCCGAAGCGGGCGCACAGGTCCTGGACCGCGGGGATCCTGGCCGGGTGGCCGTACAGGTGGACCGGGATGATCCCGACCGAGCGCGGCGTGATGCGTGCCTCCGCGTCCGCGGGATCGAGCGTGTAGGAATCGTCCACGTCCACGAAGACGGGGGTGCCCTCGGCGGCGAGGATCGCCTCCACGGTCGGGAAGGCGGTGTGAGCGGGGACGAGGACTTCGTCGCCGGCCTTTATTCCCAGGGCCCGGAGGCTGAGCCAGAGCGCGGCGGTGCCCGAGGCGGTGAGGACGGCGTGGCGGGTGCCGATGTAGCGGGCCAGTTCAGCCTCGAACTCCCGGCAGTGGGGACCGAGGATGTACTGGCGAGAGTCGATGGCCGCGAGCACCGCCTCCTTGATCTCGGCGTCCACGGGGGGGCGCGAGAGGGGGATGGTCATGAGCGGGGATCTCCGAGCTGGAGGCGGCCGTAACCGCCGCGGTAGTACAGGAGGGGCTCGCCGTTGCCGACGGTGGCCGCCTCGACTTCGCCCACGAAGATCGTGTGGTCGCCTCCGGGATAAGTGTGGACGGTGCGGCACTCCAGGTGGGCGAGCGCGGCGAGGAGCAGCGGGAGCCCGCACGCGCCCGTCCGGAACGCGATCCGCTCGAACTTGTCGGCCTGCGTGGAGGCGAAGTGGCGGGACAAGGCCTCCTGACCGGCAGCGAGGACGTTGATCGCGAACCGACCGTTCGTCCGGAAGGCGTCGTAGCTGTGCGCGTGTTGATCCACGCAGACGAGGACCAGCGGAGGTGTGAGGGAGACCGAGGTGAAGGCGCTGGCGGTGAGGCCGGTCGGGCGCCCGTCGGCATCCCAGGTGGTGACCACCGTCACACCGCTGGCGAAGTGACCGAGTACGTGCCGAAACTCATCAGGCCCGATGCCCATGGCGGGGAAAACACTTCCCTTTCTAGCAGGTCCGTGGCCGATTTGCAAGCTTTCTGCGGCAAAATCGCCTTGACTCACGGGGAGTTGCCCCCTATACTGAGCTGTCGGTTTCAAGTCCGAGATCCCCGATACCGTATGAGCTCAAACCCCGGTGCTCCCGTCGTCACGGAGGAGGCTGTCCTCCAGTCCCTCCGGACGCTCCAGGACCCCGAGGCGCGCAAGGACATCGTCAGCCTCGGCCTGATCAAGAACCTGGAGGTCCAGGGCGGGCGCGTCGCGTTCACGCTCGAGTTCACGACGCAGCCTCCCCACGTAAAGGTGGAGCTCCACAGCAAAGCCCGGAAACTGGTGTCGCAGCTCGCGGGGGTCGTCGAGGTCCAGGTGAGGATGGCCTCGGCGCCTCATGCCGCCGCGCCTCAGCAGGCGCCCGCGCAGCCGCCGCGGGAGGAGTACATCCCCGACGTGAAGCAGACGGTGGCGGTCTCGTCCGGGAAAGGCGGCGTGGGGAAGTCCACGGTGGCTGTGAACCTGGCCCTCGCGCTGGCACGGAGTGGCGCCGGGGTCGGCCTCGTCGACGCCGACGTCTACGGTCCCAACATCCCGTTGATGATGGGAGCCAAGGGGCGGCCGGGGATGTTCGACAACAAGATCATCCCGGTGGAGAGCCACGGCATCAAGCTGATCTCGATCGGCTTTTTCGTCAAGGAGGGCGAGCCCATCATCTGGCGGGGGCCGATGCTCCACTCGGCGATCCAGCAGTTCCTGCGGGACGTCAACTGGGGTGCCCTCGACTATCTCGTCTTCGACATGCCCCCCGGGACCGGAGACGCGCAGCTCTCCCTCTCCCAGGTAATTCCACTTTCGGGCGCGGTGGTCGTGACGACGCCGCAGGAGGTCGCCCTCCTGGATGTCCGGAAGGCGATCGCCATGTTCCGGCGGATGAACGTCCCGCTCCTGGGGGTCGTCGAAAACATGAGCTACTTCCTCTGCCCCCACTGCGGCGAGCGAACGACGATCTTCGGCGAGGGCGGCGGGCAGCGGCTCTCGGAGGAGATGGGGGTGCCGCTCCTTGGCCAGATTCCGCTGGACCCCGAAACTCGTGAGGGCGGCGACGAGGGGGTTCCCATCGTGATTCGCAAGCCCGGCTCGCCCCAGGCCGCTGCCTTCCGGAAACTCGCCGAGGTTGTCAGCGCGCGGCTCGCCGAAGTCTCCGTGCTGAAGCTCCCCTCGATCGGCTAGCCGCGGTCGCATGGACCCGCTCACCCACGGTCTGGCAGGCGCGGCACTGGCGCAGGCTGGCTTCCGCCAGCGCTGCGGGTATCAGGCCACGCTGGCCATGACGGCGGGCGCCATGCTCCCCGATATCGACGTTTTGTGGAGCCCGGCCCAGAGCGTTGTGGCGCTGGAAACCCACCGGGGGATGACCCACTCCCTCGTCGGGGCGGTGGGGTTGGCGTTCGCGCTGGGCTTCGCGCTGCGCTTCGTCGGCCCCGAGAGGCGCTGGGGCCCGCTCGCGGGCCTGTCCCTCCTCGGGATCGCCATCGGGCACCTCTTCCTCGACCTGATCACGAGCTACGGGATCCAGCTCTACCTGCCGTTCTCGAGGGCGCGGCCCGCCCTCGATCTCGTCTTCATCATCGATCCGTTCCTGACACTGACGCTGCTCATCGCCGTCGTCGCCGGCTTCGTCTGGCGCCGGTCTGCGGCGGTGATCGGGAAGGTGGCTCTCGCGGCCATCGTCCTCTACCTCGGGATGATGGCGCTCAACCACTCGGCTGCGGTCACCCGCATGGAGGAACTGCTCCAGAGCCAGGGGGTCGCTGCGCGCCGGGTCGAGGCGCTCCCGTGGCCGTTCAACCCGCTACGCTGGCAGGGGTTTGCCGAGGACGGGGACCGCTACTGGCAGGGTGATGTCCGGCTCTGGCGCGGTGGCGTGACCTTGACCGGGCTTCCCAAGGGACCCGCGGATGGGCCGGTCGCCCGGGCCCGCGAGCACAAGGACGTCCAGACCTTCCTCTGGTTCGCCCGCTTCCCGGTGGTGG from Candidatus Rokuibacteriota bacterium harbors:
- a CDS encoding flavin reductase family protein, producing the protein MGIGPDEFRHVLGHFASGVTVVTTWDADGRPTGLTASAFTSVSLTPPLVLVCVDQHAHSYDAFRTNGRFAINVLAAGQEALSRHFASTQADKFERIAFRTGACGLPLLLAALAHLECRTVHTYPGGDHTIFVGEVEAATVGNGEPLLYYRGGYGRLQLGDPRS
- a CDS encoding glycosyltransferase family 4 protein, encoding MGEPLRVLHLYPKADYFTGAAVQLCELAKGLAARGHHVVVATRPSPIWADKCRAAGLAYVPLPMRSALDLLSVRRLAELVRTHDIQIVHCHKGRARTLAILAGLFVKIPVLILNRGVSFPLTPFNRLGYTTGRVTAIVAVSHSIKRGLVARGVPAEKVEVIYSGTDTDRFHSDVDGSAIRRELGLAPDDFLITQVGVRSWRGNEDVLEAMMRLAPRAPRARLLFVGAPAPRIKSLLNKARSRALAGRVHVWGHREDIPQILTASDGVVDASYAGAGLTGSLREALAVETPVIGTALEGIPELIQDGETGLLVPPRNPEALAQAILRLMENPVRAKEMARAGRKQVEALFSTRAKVELTERLYLRLLAARS
- a CDS encoding metal-dependent hydrolase, whose translation is MDPLTHGLAGAALAQAGFRQRCGYQATLAMTAGAMLPDIDVLWSPAQSVVALETHRGMTHSLVGAVGLAFALGFALRFVGPERRWGPLAGLSLLGIAIGHLFLDLITSYGIQLYLPFSRARPALDLVFIIDPFLTLTLLIAVVAGFVWRRSAAVIGKVALAAIVLYLGMMALNHSAAVTRMEELLQSQGVAARRVEALPWPFNPLRWQGFAEDGDRYWQGDVRLWRGGVTLTGLPKGPADGPVARAREHKDVQTFLWFARFPVVALREDGNRAVVEYRDLRFAQSLRSRSPFVLRVLFSPSGEVEQVLFNP
- a CDS encoding Mrp/NBP35 family ATP-binding protein — translated: MSSNPGAPVVTEEAVLQSLRTLQDPEARKDIVSLGLIKNLEVQGGRVAFTLEFTTQPPHVKVELHSKARKLVSQLAGVVEVQVRMASAPHAAAPQQAPAQPPREEYIPDVKQTVAVSSGKGGVGKSTVAVNLALALARSGAGVGLVDADVYGPNIPLMMGAKGRPGMFDNKIIPVESHGIKLISIGFFVKEGEPIIWRGPMLHSAIQQFLRDVNWGALDYLVFDMPPGTGDAQLSLSQVIPLSGAVVVTTPQEVALLDVRKAIAMFRRMNVPLLGVVENMSYFLCPHCGERTTIFGEGGGQRLSEEMGVPLLGQIPLDPETREGGDEGVPIVIRKPGSPQAAAFRKLAEVVSARLAEVSVLKLPSIG
- a CDS encoding DegT/DnrJ/EryC1/StrS family aminotransferase, whose protein sequence is MTIPLSRPPVDAEIKEAVLAAIDSRQYILGPHCREFEAELARYIGTRHAVLTASGTAALWLSLRALGIKAGDEVLVPAHTAFPTVEAILAAEGTPVFVDVDDSYTLDPADAEARITPRSVGIIPVHLYGHPARIPAVQDLCARFGLWCLEDCCQAHGAEWDGKKVGGFGRGAAFSFYPSKNLTVMGDGGVVVTSDDEIATRCRRLRDHGRLSKDVHAEVGFNLRFNELQAAVGRVLLRRLEAMNERRRELARRYAERLAGLPLVLPAEQPRARHVYHLYVIRTSRRDALARFLKERGIQTGIHYPVPSHRQPAVERLAPPPLARTEGIVQEILTLPLSPGHTDAEIDEVAAAVREFFRS